DNA from Deinococcus roseus:
TTACCAGATTCATGACCCGTACTCCCAGGCCAGAGACCAGCGGTTCCGCAAGTTGCCTTTCGATGAGGAGGAGTGACATGCGGATGGTCATGCAAGTCGCCCATGTGGAAACCCGTGAGGGCCGCATCAGCCGGGTCACCACCGAGAACCGGGCTTACGTGATCGTCCGCACCGTGGAGCACTGGAGGGCCGGAGGCCGGTGGTGGCGTGGAGAGTACCCCCGCAATTACTACTTGCTCAGGACCCGTGAAAACACACTGCTGGAAGTCTACGAGGAGGTTTTGACGTGGACCCTGAGCGCGATTCAAGACTGAATGTGGTTTTCTGCCACTCCTTTTTCTCCCTCGGTGCAGGCACCAGCAGCCCCAGAAGGTTGGTCGAGACCGCCAAGAAGTTCGGGTACACCCACATCGCACTGATTGATGAAGCGTGCATGGGTGGGGCAGTGGAACTGATGGAGGCCTGCCAGGAGCACGGGCTGCGCCCGATCCTCGGACAAACCCTGCAGGTGCAGGTGGAACTCCTCGGCCAGACCCTCACCGGTGCCGTGGTGGTGCTGTGCCAGGACCGAGCGGGTTATGCCCAACTCAATGACCTGATCACCTTGCAGAATGAACAGGGTCACGTGCAACCTGTCCAATTGCAGCCTTTTGAGGTGCTGACGGGAGGAAGGCGGGGTTTGCTGGGAGGACTTTTATTGCAAGGTGACTTTCACAGGGCCAGACTGTGGCTCCAGCACCTGAAAGGACTTGTGGATGGCCATCTGTTCCTGCAGCTCTGGCATGACCTGTGCCACGGGGATGACCGGATGGCACAGCGCATGGTCCAGCTTGCCCGAGAGGAAGGGTTACCGTGCGTGGCTGCCCCTGAGATCCGCTATGCAAGTGAGGACCAGTGGCCCCTCTATGATGCGCTGGTGTGCGCGAGGCTGGGTACCCAAATTGACCAGCCGCACGAACTCCGGCCCGTGAATGGCGCGCAGTGCATCCAGCCCTGGGAGCACTTTCTGCAGCGCCTCCCGTACCCTGAGGCCATCTGGACCGCCAATCGTCTGGCCCAGATGTGCAGTTTTGACCTCCTGCCGGACCGATTGACGCCAGCAGATGCATCTTTGCCGCCAAATTTCAGCCCTCACCTGTACTTGATGATGCGGGCCTACCAGGGCCTGGAAGAACGTTATCCCCCTCAACTTTTGACTCAGGCAGACCAGCGCCTGACTTACGAGCTGGGCATTGTGCGCCAGCACGGCCTGGAGAATTTTTTCCTGCTGGCCACTGAAGTTTCAGACTATTGTCGAGAAAATGGCATCCTGGCTGCAGGTCGGGGCAGTGCAGCTGGGAGTGTGTTGTGTTTTGTTCTGGGCATCACCCAGGTGGATCCCATCAAACATGGCTTGCTGTTCGAGCGTTTTCTGCATGGGGAGAAAAAGGCCATGCCTGACGTAGACATCGACATTTCCAGCAGCAGACGCAGAGAGGTCCTGGCCTGGGTGGAAAAACGGTTTGGCGAGGTGGGCAAAGAGGCCATGGTTTGCAACAGGATCACTTACCGCTTGCCCAGTGCAGTGCAGGATCTGGCCCGTGCCCTGGGGTTGCCGCAGCAGCAGGCCGCTGACCTGACCAAACGGCTGGGTCGGGATTTTCGGCATTTGCGTCCCGGTGACGCCCAGAAAGCAGCCATGATTTTTGATGAGGTTCTGGGAAATGCTCCTGCCAAGACCGTGTTGCTGGACATCCTGTCTCGGATGGAAAGGGGTTTTGTGCGGCATCTCGCTCCACATTCGGGTGGGGTGGTGCTGTCCCGTGAACCCCTGTCTCACTACAGTCCTCTGCGCACATCGTCTGGAGGCATCAGAACCCTGGAATTTGACAAGAACGACATCGAAACCCTGGGACTCATCAAACTGGATCTGCTGGGTCTGAGGATGTTCTCGGCGATTGAGAATGCCCTTGCAGAGATTGAGCGGGTGGAAGGCAAACGTCTGGATCCCGCAAGGCTTCCTGACCACCCTAAAGTGTGGTGGCGCATTTCGCGGGGAGACAACATCGGGGCATTTCAGATTGAAAGCCCGGGGCAGATGCAGTTGTCGGCCAGAAACCAGCCCCGAAACTTGACGGAACTGGCCCATCAGGTGGCCCTCTTTCGTCCCGGACCGATCCAGTCGAACACTGTGCACCCTTATTTGAGACGCAAGGCAGGCAAAGAAAAAGTGCCTCATTTGCACCCAAGCATCACGCCCATCCTACAGGGGACGTATGGCACAGTGCTGTACCAGGAGCAGGTGCTGAGGATTTGCGTGCATTTTGCAGGCCTGGGCTGGCTGCAGGCGGACCGGTACCGCAAAAAACTCTCAGCATGGGAGGATGAAACAGAGCTGGCCAGCCTCAAAGTACAGTTCGTGGAGCAAGCGGTGACCACGCATGCCGGGTCAGACCATCCAGTGAGCCCAGATCTGGCCGAGCAGGTGTTTTCGATGATTGCAGCCTTCAGAGGCTATGGGTTTGCGGAGTCTCATGCAGTGGCGTTTGCGCAGCATGCTTACGTGTCCGCTTACCTGAAAGAGTTTTTTTCCGCAGCTTATTTTGTGGGAATCTTGAACCACGAGCCGGGGATGTATTCGCGCCAGACCATCACCCAGGAGTGCTTGAAAAGGGGGGTGGAGGTGCTTTCATTGGACATCAATCAGAGCCAGGTGCTCTTCCAGGTGGAAGTGAAAAAAGGCCTGTGGGGTAAACCGGTGCAGGGCATCCGGTTTGGGCTCTCTGGAGTGAAGGGGCTGCAAGAGGACAGCCCGGCCCGCATTGTGCTGGAACGGACCCGGGGTCTGTTTGCTTCCCTGCAGGACTTTTACACCCGCGTGTCCTTGCAGTCTTCGGAGTACGAGGCCCTGGTCCTCGGAGGGGCGTTTGATCTGCTGCTTTCCAGGCGGGACGCCCTGTACCAGCTGAAAACCCTGCAAGGGGCCACCCGAGGTGGGGGAGGGGCGCTTTTTTTGCCGGAGGTGGCTACGCCTGCATTGGTTCCTTTGACAGAGCGTGAATCCCACCTGCTGGACATGCAGTTCAAACGGGCGTCGGAATCAGGGCGGCACATCATGGACCTGTACCGGACGGAACTGCAAAGCCTGGAGGTGTTGCCCCTGAGGGTCCTCAATGACGGGGACCGGGTGAGGACGGCTGGTTGGGTGATCAGCAAGCAGAGGCCGCCGAGTGCTCGCGGGGTGGCTTTTTTTGCGCTGGAAGATGGACCTGTGCGGGCACAGGTGATCATTTCGCCTGAACTGTGGGAGAAAGAGCGGGTGCTCCTCAGGGACGTGCAGTTACTGATTGTGGAGGGCCGGGTGCAAGCAAGTGGTGTAAATGTGGCTTTGGTGGCCGAATCCTTGTGGTGCCTGGTGCGCAGGCCTCAATTGGTGTCCCAGAAGTCGTGAGGGTGTGCTGCTTCGTTGAAGCAGGTAATGGCCAGCACCCATGCTAGGGTTTTCAGGTGTTGTGGTTTGGGCGCTTCAAGACCAAAGTCGCTTCAGGGGTCCGGTTGGAGCCTGTGTGATCAGCAGGTGGCACAGGGTTTCGTGTCATCTGATTTGAGTGCGTATGGCTTGGAGGGCAGCACCCTGCACAAATGGCAGGGAACATCCTGTGCAGGGGTGATGCCGCAGTCACTGCAAGGGCCTGTGATGCCTGTGCCCTGCAGGGTGTCTTGGAGGGATCTTGGGAGGGACATGGAGAGCACGGCCATGAACAGCAGGGCTGACAGCAGGGTGATTTGCAATGATATTCGTATGGGTGAGGGTTCGGAGGTCGGAGCTTGAAGCAGCATGCTTCATTATATTTACCTGTGAAGGTTTCCATCAGGGGTGGTTGACGCTGGCTTTTGCACCTTCAGTGAATGGAGGGCATTTTAGGCTTTGGTGTGGATGATTCTAACGGTTGCTGTGCGGGTTTTAATTCGCATTTTGCTTTTCAAAGTTTTTTGTGGTTGTCAATGGGGAAATGCCTATCCGTGAAATCCCTTACAATGGGATTTTGTTTTGGGTGGGATTACAATGATTTGGAGTTGAATTTGTTTTGGGGTGAAAGGTGCGTGACTGCTGTGATCACAACTGATGTGATTGTTCGCCTGAACAAAAGAGTTCCCCAGCCTGATGCAGTGTCCCGGAGAATCACGCAGGCATGCAAGCAGTTTGGGATTGATGACAGGATCCAGCAGGCGCACTTTGTCGCGCAGTTGATGGCGGAGAGCAGCCTGATTCCCAAAGAGGAGAACCTGTCTTACACAGCGAGGCGCATCTTGCAGGTGTGGCCTTCTCGCTTCAAAAGCCTGGCTGAGGCTTTGCCTTACGAGAGGAACCCTGAGGCCCTGGCCAACAAGGTGTACGGCAATCGGGCTGAGCTTGGGAACGTCCATCCCGGTGATGGTTGGGTTTTCAGGGGGCGGGGGTACATTCAGTTGACGGGGAGACGCAATTACACCCTGTATGGCAGGAGGCTGGGTGTGAATCTGGTGGATGCCCCGCAATTGCTGTTGCAGGCGGGGGTGGGGTCTCTGGCCGCTGCGGTGTTTTGGAGCGATCATGGTTGCAACGACATTGCTGCTGACCGCAGGTTGACGGTGCAGGACAAGTGTGCAAGGATCACCAAGAAAATCACGGGGTCGGAAAGGGACTGGCAGAGGCGTTTGGTGCTCACCCGACAGGTGCTGAATTTGTTGTAGCCATGAGAGCAACAGCGACGTTTGCGGGTGTTTTCTGGTTCAGGTCTGGGGGTCTTCGTCCCAGTGGATGGTGATGCGTCTGGCCCCGAGGGCCTGCAGCACTTTCAGCAGGGTGTGGGTCACCAGGGGTTTTTGACCCTGCAGGTACTGGTTGATGACCTGTCCGGGGTTTTTGCTGTCTGGGCTGATCTGCTGCCCGAGGTCTTTCTGGGTGCGCTTTTGGTGGCGCATGCGGGTGCGGATCTGGTCGATGAGTTGTTCTTCCAGGTTGGGCATGATTCACGTTAGCACATCAATCTGTAGGATAGATTTATCAATCCAATAGATATAAAAATCAATCCAATAGATATAAAAATCAATCCAATAGATTGATTTCTGATAGAATGGGTGCATGGAAAAGGCGATCTTCCCCTCACTGGACATGCTTTTCTCCACCGGAGAACCCCCCAAAGACCTCATTTTGCAGCTTCCCACCGGGGCAGGAAAAACCCACCTTGCCCGACTGGCTTCCCAGCACACCGCGCATCAGGGCTTCAAAATTGTTTACCTGTGCCCGCTCAAGACCATGGCCCAGGAAATCCACGACACCTGGGCTGAAACCCTCAAAGTGGGCCTCTACACAGCAGACACCGAATTCACGGACCAGCCCCCGCTGGAGCAGGACGTGCTGATTTTCACCTACGAAAAATTCGAGTTCATCACCCGCTTCTGGCGCGAACACTGGGACTGGATTCCCCAGGTGAATTTGCTGGTGGTCGATGAATTCCACATGCTCGCCGATCCCCACCGGGGACCCACCCTGGAAAGCGCACTCACCCGTTTCCGCAGGCTGAACCCCTTCGTGCGCACCCTGGCCCTCTCTGCCACCCTTGGAAACCTCCCAGAGCTTGGAGAGTGGCTTCAGGCCGAAACGCATCACAGCACCCACCGACCTGTGCCTCTGAATTGGCGGGTGGTGCCCTTCACCGGCAGCTCCAAAGAAGACCTGCTGCAAGCAGAACTGATCACCCCCAAAAGCACCCTGGTGTTCGTGGGGTCCCGCAGCCGCGCCGAACAACTCGCCAAGAAGTTTGGGGCC
Protein-coding regions in this window:
- a CDS encoding glycoside hydrolase family 19 protein; amino-acid sequence: MSRRITQACKQFGIDDRIQQAHFVAQLMAESSLIPKEENLSYTARRILQVWPSRFKSLAEALPYERNPEALANKVYGNRAELGNVHPGDGWVFRGRGYIQLTGRRNYTLYGRRLGVNLVDAPQLLLQAGVGSLAAAVFWSDHGCNDIAADRRLTVQDKCARITKKITGSERDWQRRLVLTRQVLNLL
- the dnaE gene encoding DNA polymerase III subunit alpha — protein: MDPERDSRLNVVFCHSFFSLGAGTSSPRRLVETAKKFGYTHIALIDEACMGGAVELMEACQEHGLRPILGQTLQVQVELLGQTLTGAVVVLCQDRAGYAQLNDLITLQNEQGHVQPVQLQPFEVLTGGRRGLLGGLLLQGDFHRARLWLQHLKGLVDGHLFLQLWHDLCHGDDRMAQRMVQLAREEGLPCVAAPEIRYASEDQWPLYDALVCARLGTQIDQPHELRPVNGAQCIQPWEHFLQRLPYPEAIWTANRLAQMCSFDLLPDRLTPADASLPPNFSPHLYLMMRAYQGLEERYPPQLLTQADQRLTYELGIVRQHGLENFFLLATEVSDYCRENGILAAGRGSAAGSVLCFVLGITQVDPIKHGLLFERFLHGEKKAMPDVDIDISSSRRREVLAWVEKRFGEVGKEAMVCNRITYRLPSAVQDLARALGLPQQQAADLTKRLGRDFRHLRPGDAQKAAMIFDEVLGNAPAKTVLLDILSRMERGFVRHLAPHSGGVVLSREPLSHYSPLRTSSGGIRTLEFDKNDIETLGLIKLDLLGLRMFSAIENALAEIERVEGKRLDPARLPDHPKVWWRISRGDNIGAFQIESPGQMQLSARNQPRNLTELAHQVALFRPGPIQSNTVHPYLRRKAGKEKVPHLHPSITPILQGTYGTVLYQEQVLRICVHFAGLGWLQADRYRKKLSAWEDETELASLKVQFVEQAVTTHAGSDHPVSPDLAEQVFSMIAAFRGYGFAESHAVAFAQHAYVSAYLKEFFSAAYFVGILNHEPGMYSRQTITQECLKRGVEVLSLDINQSQVLFQVEVKKGLWGKPVQGIRFGLSGVKGLQEDSPARIVLERTRGLFASLQDFYTRVSLQSSEYEALVLGGAFDLLLSRRDALYQLKTLQGATRGGGGALFLPEVATPALVPLTERESHLLDMQFKRASESGRHIMDLYRTELQSLEVLPLRVLNDGDRVRTAGWVISKQRPPSARGVAFFALEDGPVRAQVIISPELWEKERVLLRDVQLLIVEGRVQASGVNVALVAESLWCLVRRPQLVSQKS